The Takifugu rubripes chromosome 7, fTakRub1.2, whole genome shotgun sequence genome has a segment encoding these proteins:
- the invs gene encoding inversin isoform X4, whose protein sequence is MASAMSSPGPSSLGSQVHAAAVNGDRSTLLKLITEPSLRDHEDQFGRTPLMYCVLADRLDCAEILLKAGASVNKTDHSQRAALHLAAQKGNIRFLKLLLSRRANWLQKDLEEMTPLHLATRHPSPKALALLLKHIGPGEVDTQDKNKQTALHWSAFYNRPEHVRLLIKHDSNIGIPDSEGKIPLHWAAHSQEASATQTVRCILEAAPTESLLNWQDYEGRTPLHFAVADGNEAVVKVLTSYQGCNVTAYDNLFRTPLHWAALLGHAQIVHLLLERNTSGTIPSDSQGATPLHYGAQSNNAETVGVFLSHPSVKDEPDLEGRTAFMWAAGKGSDEVIRTMLGLTPQIDINMADKYGGTALHAASLSGHVSTVKLLLERGAMVDYLDVMKHTPLFRACEMGQRDVILTLIKGGAQVDLVDVDGHTALHWAALGGNAEVCQILMENGISPNVQDQAGRTPLQCAAYGGYITCMAVLMENNADPNIQDKEGRTALHWSCNNGYLDAVKLLLGYNAFPNHMEHTEERYTPLDYALLGGHSEVTQFMLEHGALSIAAIQDIAAASIQAVYKGYTVRKAFRERKQLLMRHEQLRKDAAKKREEEQRRREAVHHITVDRQSFTLKRTEQKTDSLVDVIENLTMKDSMVETKKSSKAEHTTNKAERPKDKSRSSRRTKAAEARDDADTSSCQRCVTSDPSPGASKSTRLKERLALSGCSQPHGLKPRPPSMPRVRDQLSPPSRTLSPGSYTAYQNDSIPRERIPVKKRDIAVAAGRTNAPLSSQKHQNQKDHTSKAVPAKDDVDRSVSSSDHRGVGKAQRVFTNVHCKKESVMRNEAARIIQRAWRRFCALRPGKVNSCEEAELREPKQLPKRKKMEIRPQLPKPSVRKSSALQNIYGTSLAKKGRSLPPQVLQDTPLRTQSQLSGLNCVPLTDAVNKAKLYSYHLRPHSAGQGTAGRGKH, encoded by the exons agCCATCGCTGCGGGACCATGAGGACCAGTTTGGCCGGACCCCTTTGATGTACTGCGTGCTGGCTGATCGCCTGGACTGTGCCGAGATTCTGCTAAAGGCTGGAGCCTCCGTCAACAAGACCGACCACAGTCAGCGCGCCGCTCTTCACCTCGCAGCACAGAAG GGCAACATCCGTTTCTTGAAACTGCTGCTATCCAGGCGAGCGAACTGGCTGCAGAAGGACTTAGAGGAGATGACCCCGCTCCATCTTGCCACCCGCCATCCCTCCCCTAAagccctcgccctcctccttaAACACATCGGTCCTGGAGAGGTTGACACGCAAGACAAGAACAAG CAAACTGCTCTGCACTGGTCGGCATTTTATAACCGGCCGGAGCACGTACGCCTTCTGATTAAACACGACTCCAATATCGGCATTCCTGACAGCGAGGGGAAGATCCCTCTGCACTGGGCCGCACACAGTCAGGAGGCCAGCGCGACACAGACTGTCCGCTGTATCCtg gaGGCAGCTCCCACCGAGTCGTTGTTGAACTGGCAGGATTATGAGGGACGAACGCCTCTGCACTTCGCTGTTGCCGACGGTAACGAGGCGGTGGTGAAGGTGCTGACGTCTTACCAAGGCTGTAACGTGACGGCGTACGATAACCTCTTCAGAACGCCGCTGCACTGGGCAGCACTGCTGG GCCACGCTCAGATTGTTCACCTGCTCCTGGAGAGAAACACGTCAGGCACTATTCCCTCAGACAGCCAGGGTGCAACACCTCTGCACTACGGCGCTCAGAGCAACAATGCG GAGACAGTTGGGGTGTTCCTGTCCCACCCGTCCGTGAAGGATGAGCCTGATTTGGAAGGGAGGACGGCCTTCATGTGGGCTGCGGGAAAAGGTAGTGATGAGGTCATCCGCACCATGTTGGGCCTCACCCCTCAAATTGACATCAACATGGCCGACAAGTACGGAGGCACCG CGCTTCACGCAGCATCCTTGTCGGGCCACGTGAGCACAGTGAAGCTGCTGCTTGAGAGGGGAGCCATGGTCGACTACCTGGATGTGATGAAGCACACGCCGCTGTTCCGTGCCTGTGAGATGGGGCAAAGAGACGTCATACTCACCCTCATTAAAG GTGGGGCACAGGTGGATTTGGTGGATGTTGACGGCCACACCGCTCTGCACTGGGCAGCACTGGGGGGCAATGCTGAGGTCTGCCAGATTCTAATGGAGAACGGGATAAGTCCCAATGTGCAG GACCAGGCGGGGCGGACTCCTCTACAGTGTGCTGCTTATGGCGGCTACATCACCTGCATGGCTGTTCTGATGGAGAACAATGCTGATCCAAACATACAGGACAAGGAG GGGCGAACCGCTCTCCACTGGTCATGTAACAATGGCTACCTGGATGCtgtcaaactgctgctgggCTACAATGCCTTCCCCAATCACATGGAGCACACAGAAGAGAG GTACACGCCTCTGGACTACGCTCTCCTGGGGGGCCACAGCGAAGTGACTCAGTTCATGCTGGAGCACGGCGCTTTGTCCATAGCGGCCATCCAGGACATCGCCGCCGCCTCCATACAGGCCGTGTATAAGGGCTACACGGTCCGCAAAGCTTTCagggagagaaagcagctcctcaTGAGACATGAGCAGCTGCGCAAGGATGCGGCCAA gAAACGAGAAGAAGAGCAGCGGAGGAGAGAAGCAGTGCACCACATCACTGTAGACAGACAGAGTTTCACTCTAaagagaacagagcagaaaactGACTCCTTAGTTGATGTCATAGAGAACTTAACGATGAAGGATTCCATGGTGGAGACTAAGAAATCATCCAAAGCAGAACACACTacaaacaaagcagagagaCCAAAAG ATAAAAGCAGATCCTCCAGAAGAACCAAAGCAGCGGAAGCACGTGATGATGCCGATACTTCAAGCTGTCAGCGCTGTGTGACCAGCGACCCATCCCCCGGGGCCTCCAAATCCACCAGGTTAAAGGAACGTCTCGCCCTCTCTGGCTGCAGCCAGCCTCACGGCCTCAAGCCCAGACCGCCCTCCATGCCCAGAGTCAGGGACCAGCTTTCCCCACCTTCCCGCACCCTTTCCCCCGGCAGCTACACGGCTTATCAGAATGACAGTATTCCCAGAGAACGGATCCCTGTGAAAAAAAGGGACATTGCTGTCGCTGCAGGCAGGACTAACGCCCCCCTCTCATCACAGAAGCACCAAAACCAAAAGGACCATACTTCAAAAGCTGTACCTGCTAAAGATGACGTAGACAGAAGCGTCTCGTCTTCGGACCACAGAGGTGTCGGAAAGGCCCAGCGCGTCTTCACGAACGTGCACTGTAAAAAGGAATCCGTGATGAGAAACGAGGCAGCGCGCATCATTCAGCGCGCCTGGCGAAG GTTCTGCGCACTCAGGCCGGGAAAAGTCAACTCTTGCGAAGAGGCAGAGTTAAGGGAGCCAAAGCAGCTGCCGAAAAGGAAGAAGATGGAAATCCGACCACAGCTACCCAAACCGTCAGTGCGTAAGAGCTCGGCACTACAAAATATCTATG GTACATCTTTGGCCAAAAAAGGACGTTCACTTCCGCCCCAGGTGCTCCAGGACACGCCGCTGCGCACGCAGAGCCAAT tgagTGGTCTCAACTGTGTGCCCCTGACTGATGCTGTCAATAAAGCCAAGCTGTACTCTTACCACCTGAGACCACACAGTGCTGGACAGGGGACTGCTGGACGGGGAAAACATTGA
- the invs gene encoding inversin isoform X3, protein MKASAMSSPGPSSLGSQVHAAAVNGDRSTLLKLITEPSLRDHEDQFGRTPLMYCVLADRLDCAEILLKAGASVNKTDHSQRAALHLAAQKGNIRFLKLLLSRRANWLQKDLEEMTPLHLATRHPSPKALALLLKHIGPGEVDTQDKNKQTALHWSAFYNRPEHVRLLIKHDSNIGIPDSEGKIPLHWAAHSQEASATQTVRCILEAAPTESLLNWQDYEGRTPLHFAVADGNEAVVKVLTSYQGCNVTAYDNLFRTPLHWAALLGHAQIVHLLLERNTSGTIPSDSQGATPLHYGAQSNNAETVGVFLSHPSVKDEPDLEGRTAFMWAAGKGSDEVIRTMLGLTPQIDINMADKYGGTALHAASLSGHVSTVKLLLERGAMVDYLDVMKHTPLFRACEMGQRDVILTLIKGGAQVDLVDVDGHTALHWAALGGNAEVCQILMENGISPNVQDQAGRTPLQCAAYGGYITCMAVLMENNADPNIQDKEGRTALHWSCNNGYLDAVKLLLGYNAFPNHMEHTEERYTPLDYALLGGHSEVTQFMLEHGALSIAAIQDIAAASIQAVYKGYTVRKAFRERKQLLMRHEQLRKDAAKKREEEQRRREAVHHITVDRQSFTLKRTEQKTDSLVDVIENLTMKDSMVETKKSSKAEHTTNKAERPKDKSRSSRRTKAAEARDDADTSSCQRCVTSDPSPGASKSTRLKERLALSGCSQPHGLKPRPPSMPRVRDQLSPPSRTLSPGSYTAYQNDSIPRERIPVKKRDIAVAAGRTNAPLSSQKHQNQKDHTSKAVPAKDDVDRSVSSSDHRGVGKAQRVFTNVHCKKESVMRNEAARIIQRAWRRFCALRPGKVNSCEEAELREPKQLPKRKKMEIRPQLPKPSVRKSSALQNIYGTSLAKKGRSLPPQVLQDTPLRTQSQLSGLNCVPLTDAVNKAKLYSYHLRPHSAGQGTAGRGKH, encoded by the exons agCCATCGCTGCGGGACCATGAGGACCAGTTTGGCCGGACCCCTTTGATGTACTGCGTGCTGGCTGATCGCCTGGACTGTGCCGAGATTCTGCTAAAGGCTGGAGCCTCCGTCAACAAGACCGACCACAGTCAGCGCGCCGCTCTTCACCTCGCAGCACAGAAG GGCAACATCCGTTTCTTGAAACTGCTGCTATCCAGGCGAGCGAACTGGCTGCAGAAGGACTTAGAGGAGATGACCCCGCTCCATCTTGCCACCCGCCATCCCTCCCCTAAagccctcgccctcctccttaAACACATCGGTCCTGGAGAGGTTGACACGCAAGACAAGAACAAG CAAACTGCTCTGCACTGGTCGGCATTTTATAACCGGCCGGAGCACGTACGCCTTCTGATTAAACACGACTCCAATATCGGCATTCCTGACAGCGAGGGGAAGATCCCTCTGCACTGGGCCGCACACAGTCAGGAGGCCAGCGCGACACAGACTGTCCGCTGTATCCtg gaGGCAGCTCCCACCGAGTCGTTGTTGAACTGGCAGGATTATGAGGGACGAACGCCTCTGCACTTCGCTGTTGCCGACGGTAACGAGGCGGTGGTGAAGGTGCTGACGTCTTACCAAGGCTGTAACGTGACGGCGTACGATAACCTCTTCAGAACGCCGCTGCACTGGGCAGCACTGCTGG GCCACGCTCAGATTGTTCACCTGCTCCTGGAGAGAAACACGTCAGGCACTATTCCCTCAGACAGCCAGGGTGCAACACCTCTGCACTACGGCGCTCAGAGCAACAATGCG GAGACAGTTGGGGTGTTCCTGTCCCACCCGTCCGTGAAGGATGAGCCTGATTTGGAAGGGAGGACGGCCTTCATGTGGGCTGCGGGAAAAGGTAGTGATGAGGTCATCCGCACCATGTTGGGCCTCACCCCTCAAATTGACATCAACATGGCCGACAAGTACGGAGGCACCG CGCTTCACGCAGCATCCTTGTCGGGCCACGTGAGCACAGTGAAGCTGCTGCTTGAGAGGGGAGCCATGGTCGACTACCTGGATGTGATGAAGCACACGCCGCTGTTCCGTGCCTGTGAGATGGGGCAAAGAGACGTCATACTCACCCTCATTAAAG GTGGGGCACAGGTGGATTTGGTGGATGTTGACGGCCACACCGCTCTGCACTGGGCAGCACTGGGGGGCAATGCTGAGGTCTGCCAGATTCTAATGGAGAACGGGATAAGTCCCAATGTGCAG GACCAGGCGGGGCGGACTCCTCTACAGTGTGCTGCTTATGGCGGCTACATCACCTGCATGGCTGTTCTGATGGAGAACAATGCTGATCCAAACATACAGGACAAGGAG GGGCGAACCGCTCTCCACTGGTCATGTAACAATGGCTACCTGGATGCtgtcaaactgctgctgggCTACAATGCCTTCCCCAATCACATGGAGCACACAGAAGAGAG GTACACGCCTCTGGACTACGCTCTCCTGGGGGGCCACAGCGAAGTGACTCAGTTCATGCTGGAGCACGGCGCTTTGTCCATAGCGGCCATCCAGGACATCGCCGCCGCCTCCATACAGGCCGTGTATAAGGGCTACACGGTCCGCAAAGCTTTCagggagagaaagcagctcctcaTGAGACATGAGCAGCTGCGCAAGGATGCGGCCAA gAAACGAGAAGAAGAGCAGCGGAGGAGAGAAGCAGTGCACCACATCACTGTAGACAGACAGAGTTTCACTCTAaagagaacagagcagaaaactGACTCCTTAGTTGATGTCATAGAGAACTTAACGATGAAGGATTCCATGGTGGAGACTAAGAAATCATCCAAAGCAGAACACACTacaaacaaagcagagagaCCAAAAG ATAAAAGCAGATCCTCCAGAAGAACCAAAGCAGCGGAAGCACGTGATGATGCCGATACTTCAAGCTGTCAGCGCTGTGTGACCAGCGACCCATCCCCCGGGGCCTCCAAATCCACCAGGTTAAAGGAACGTCTCGCCCTCTCTGGCTGCAGCCAGCCTCACGGCCTCAAGCCCAGACCGCCCTCCATGCCCAGAGTCAGGGACCAGCTTTCCCCACCTTCCCGCACCCTTTCCCCCGGCAGCTACACGGCTTATCAGAATGACAGTATTCCCAGAGAACGGATCCCTGTGAAAAAAAGGGACATTGCTGTCGCTGCAGGCAGGACTAACGCCCCCCTCTCATCACAGAAGCACCAAAACCAAAAGGACCATACTTCAAAAGCTGTACCTGCTAAAGATGACGTAGACAGAAGCGTCTCGTCTTCGGACCACAGAGGTGTCGGAAAGGCCCAGCGCGTCTTCACGAACGTGCACTGTAAAAAGGAATCCGTGATGAGAAACGAGGCAGCGCGCATCATTCAGCGCGCCTGGCGAAG GTTCTGCGCACTCAGGCCGGGAAAAGTCAACTCTTGCGAAGAGGCAGAGTTAAGGGAGCCAAAGCAGCTGCCGAAAAGGAAGAAGATGGAAATCCGACCACAGCTACCCAAACCGTCAGTGCGTAAGAGCTCGGCACTACAAAATATCTATG GTACATCTTTGGCCAAAAAAGGACGTTCACTTCCGCCCCAGGTGCTCCAGGACACGCCGCTGCGCACGCAGAGCCAAT tgagTGGTCTCAACTGTGTGCCCCTGACTGATGCTGTCAATAAAGCCAAGCTGTACTCTTACCACCTGAGACCACACAGTGCTGGACAGGGGACTGCTGGACGGGGAAAACATTGA
- the invs gene encoding inversin isoform X1, translating to MKASAMSSPGPSSLGSQVHAAAVNGDRSTLLKLITAEPSLRDHEDQFGRTPLMYCVLADRLDCAEILLKAGASVNKTDHSQRAALHLAAQKGNIRFLKLLLSRRANWLQKDLEEMTPLHLATRHPSPKALALLLKHIGPGEVDTQDKNKQTALHWSAFYNRPEHVRLLIKHDSNIGIPDSEGKIPLHWAAHSQEASATQTVRCILEAAPTESLLNWQDYEGRTPLHFAVADGNEAVVKVLTSYQGCNVTAYDNLFRTPLHWAALLGHAQIVHLLLERNTSGTIPSDSQGATPLHYGAQSNNAETVGVFLSHPSVKDEPDLEGRTAFMWAAGKGSDEVIRTMLGLTPQIDINMADKYGGTALHAASLSGHVSTVKLLLERGAMVDYLDVMKHTPLFRACEMGQRDVILTLIKGGAQVDLVDVDGHTALHWAALGGNAEVCQILMENGISPNVQDQAGRTPLQCAAYGGYITCMAVLMENNADPNIQDKEGRTALHWSCNNGYLDAVKLLLGYNAFPNHMEHTEERYTPLDYALLGGHSEVTQFMLEHGALSIAAIQDIAAASIQAVYKGYTVRKAFRERKQLLMRHEQLRKDAAKKREEEQRRREAVHHITVDRQSFTLKRTEQKTDSLVDVIENLTMKDSMVETKKSSKAEHTTNKAERPKDKSRSSRRTKAAEARDDADTSSCQRCVTSDPSPGASKSTRLKERLALSGCSQPHGLKPRPPSMPRVRDQLSPPSRTLSPGSYTAYQNDSIPRERIPVKKRDIAVAAGRTNAPLSSQKHQNQKDHTSKAVPAKDDVDRSVSSSDHRGVGKAQRVFTNVHCKKESVMRNEAARIIQRAWRRFCALRPGKVNSCEEAELREPKQLPKRKKMEIRPQLPKPSVRKSSALQNIYGTSLAKKGRSLPPQVLQDTPLRTQSQLSGLNCVPLTDAVNKAKLYSYHLRPHSAGQGTAGRGKH from the exons cagagCCATCGCTGCGGGACCATGAGGACCAGTTTGGCCGGACCCCTTTGATGTACTGCGTGCTGGCTGATCGCCTGGACTGTGCCGAGATTCTGCTAAAGGCTGGAGCCTCCGTCAACAAGACCGACCACAGTCAGCGCGCCGCTCTTCACCTCGCAGCACAGAAG GGCAACATCCGTTTCTTGAAACTGCTGCTATCCAGGCGAGCGAACTGGCTGCAGAAGGACTTAGAGGAGATGACCCCGCTCCATCTTGCCACCCGCCATCCCTCCCCTAAagccctcgccctcctccttaAACACATCGGTCCTGGAGAGGTTGACACGCAAGACAAGAACAAG CAAACTGCTCTGCACTGGTCGGCATTTTATAACCGGCCGGAGCACGTACGCCTTCTGATTAAACACGACTCCAATATCGGCATTCCTGACAGCGAGGGGAAGATCCCTCTGCACTGGGCCGCACACAGTCAGGAGGCCAGCGCGACACAGACTGTCCGCTGTATCCtg gaGGCAGCTCCCACCGAGTCGTTGTTGAACTGGCAGGATTATGAGGGACGAACGCCTCTGCACTTCGCTGTTGCCGACGGTAACGAGGCGGTGGTGAAGGTGCTGACGTCTTACCAAGGCTGTAACGTGACGGCGTACGATAACCTCTTCAGAACGCCGCTGCACTGGGCAGCACTGCTGG GCCACGCTCAGATTGTTCACCTGCTCCTGGAGAGAAACACGTCAGGCACTATTCCCTCAGACAGCCAGGGTGCAACACCTCTGCACTACGGCGCTCAGAGCAACAATGCG GAGACAGTTGGGGTGTTCCTGTCCCACCCGTCCGTGAAGGATGAGCCTGATTTGGAAGGGAGGACGGCCTTCATGTGGGCTGCGGGAAAAGGTAGTGATGAGGTCATCCGCACCATGTTGGGCCTCACCCCTCAAATTGACATCAACATGGCCGACAAGTACGGAGGCACCG CGCTTCACGCAGCATCCTTGTCGGGCCACGTGAGCACAGTGAAGCTGCTGCTTGAGAGGGGAGCCATGGTCGACTACCTGGATGTGATGAAGCACACGCCGCTGTTCCGTGCCTGTGAGATGGGGCAAAGAGACGTCATACTCACCCTCATTAAAG GTGGGGCACAGGTGGATTTGGTGGATGTTGACGGCCACACCGCTCTGCACTGGGCAGCACTGGGGGGCAATGCTGAGGTCTGCCAGATTCTAATGGAGAACGGGATAAGTCCCAATGTGCAG GACCAGGCGGGGCGGACTCCTCTACAGTGTGCTGCTTATGGCGGCTACATCACCTGCATGGCTGTTCTGATGGAGAACAATGCTGATCCAAACATACAGGACAAGGAG GGGCGAACCGCTCTCCACTGGTCATGTAACAATGGCTACCTGGATGCtgtcaaactgctgctgggCTACAATGCCTTCCCCAATCACATGGAGCACACAGAAGAGAG GTACACGCCTCTGGACTACGCTCTCCTGGGGGGCCACAGCGAAGTGACTCAGTTCATGCTGGAGCACGGCGCTTTGTCCATAGCGGCCATCCAGGACATCGCCGCCGCCTCCATACAGGCCGTGTATAAGGGCTACACGGTCCGCAAAGCTTTCagggagagaaagcagctcctcaTGAGACATGAGCAGCTGCGCAAGGATGCGGCCAA gAAACGAGAAGAAGAGCAGCGGAGGAGAGAAGCAGTGCACCACATCACTGTAGACAGACAGAGTTTCACTCTAaagagaacagagcagaaaactGACTCCTTAGTTGATGTCATAGAGAACTTAACGATGAAGGATTCCATGGTGGAGACTAAGAAATCATCCAAAGCAGAACACACTacaaacaaagcagagagaCCAAAAG ATAAAAGCAGATCCTCCAGAAGAACCAAAGCAGCGGAAGCACGTGATGATGCCGATACTTCAAGCTGTCAGCGCTGTGTGACCAGCGACCCATCCCCCGGGGCCTCCAAATCCACCAGGTTAAAGGAACGTCTCGCCCTCTCTGGCTGCAGCCAGCCTCACGGCCTCAAGCCCAGACCGCCCTCCATGCCCAGAGTCAGGGACCAGCTTTCCCCACCTTCCCGCACCCTTTCCCCCGGCAGCTACACGGCTTATCAGAATGACAGTATTCCCAGAGAACGGATCCCTGTGAAAAAAAGGGACATTGCTGTCGCTGCAGGCAGGACTAACGCCCCCCTCTCATCACAGAAGCACCAAAACCAAAAGGACCATACTTCAAAAGCTGTACCTGCTAAAGATGACGTAGACAGAAGCGTCTCGTCTTCGGACCACAGAGGTGTCGGAAAGGCCCAGCGCGTCTTCACGAACGTGCACTGTAAAAAGGAATCCGTGATGAGAAACGAGGCAGCGCGCATCATTCAGCGCGCCTGGCGAAG GTTCTGCGCACTCAGGCCGGGAAAAGTCAACTCTTGCGAAGAGGCAGAGTTAAGGGAGCCAAAGCAGCTGCCGAAAAGGAAGAAGATGGAAATCCGACCACAGCTACCCAAACCGTCAGTGCGTAAGAGCTCGGCACTACAAAATATCTATG GTACATCTTTGGCCAAAAAAGGACGTTCACTTCCGCCCCAGGTGCTCCAGGACACGCCGCTGCGCACGCAGAGCCAAT tgagTGGTCTCAACTGTGTGCCCCTGACTGATGCTGTCAATAAAGCCAAGCTGTACTCTTACCACCTGAGACCACACAGTGCTGGACAGGGGACTGCTGGACGGGGAAAACATTGA
- the invs gene encoding inversin isoform X2 — MASAMSSPGPSSLGSQVHAAAVNGDRSTLLKLITAEPSLRDHEDQFGRTPLMYCVLADRLDCAEILLKAGASVNKTDHSQRAALHLAAQKGNIRFLKLLLSRRANWLQKDLEEMTPLHLATRHPSPKALALLLKHIGPGEVDTQDKNKQTALHWSAFYNRPEHVRLLIKHDSNIGIPDSEGKIPLHWAAHSQEASATQTVRCILEAAPTESLLNWQDYEGRTPLHFAVADGNEAVVKVLTSYQGCNVTAYDNLFRTPLHWAALLGHAQIVHLLLERNTSGTIPSDSQGATPLHYGAQSNNAETVGVFLSHPSVKDEPDLEGRTAFMWAAGKGSDEVIRTMLGLTPQIDINMADKYGGTALHAASLSGHVSTVKLLLERGAMVDYLDVMKHTPLFRACEMGQRDVILTLIKGGAQVDLVDVDGHTALHWAALGGNAEVCQILMENGISPNVQDQAGRTPLQCAAYGGYITCMAVLMENNADPNIQDKEGRTALHWSCNNGYLDAVKLLLGYNAFPNHMEHTEERYTPLDYALLGGHSEVTQFMLEHGALSIAAIQDIAAASIQAVYKGYTVRKAFRERKQLLMRHEQLRKDAAKKREEEQRRREAVHHITVDRQSFTLKRTEQKTDSLVDVIENLTMKDSMVETKKSSKAEHTTNKAERPKDKSRSSRRTKAAEARDDADTSSCQRCVTSDPSPGASKSTRLKERLALSGCSQPHGLKPRPPSMPRVRDQLSPPSRTLSPGSYTAYQNDSIPRERIPVKKRDIAVAAGRTNAPLSSQKHQNQKDHTSKAVPAKDDVDRSVSSSDHRGVGKAQRVFTNVHCKKESVMRNEAARIIQRAWRRFCALRPGKVNSCEEAELREPKQLPKRKKMEIRPQLPKPSVRKSSALQNIYGTSLAKKGRSLPPQVLQDTPLRTQSQLSGLNCVPLTDAVNKAKLYSYHLRPHSAGQGTAGRGKH; from the exons cagagCCATCGCTGCGGGACCATGAGGACCAGTTTGGCCGGACCCCTTTGATGTACTGCGTGCTGGCTGATCGCCTGGACTGTGCCGAGATTCTGCTAAAGGCTGGAGCCTCCGTCAACAAGACCGACCACAGTCAGCGCGCCGCTCTTCACCTCGCAGCACAGAAG GGCAACATCCGTTTCTTGAAACTGCTGCTATCCAGGCGAGCGAACTGGCTGCAGAAGGACTTAGAGGAGATGACCCCGCTCCATCTTGCCACCCGCCATCCCTCCCCTAAagccctcgccctcctccttaAACACATCGGTCCTGGAGAGGTTGACACGCAAGACAAGAACAAG CAAACTGCTCTGCACTGGTCGGCATTTTATAACCGGCCGGAGCACGTACGCCTTCTGATTAAACACGACTCCAATATCGGCATTCCTGACAGCGAGGGGAAGATCCCTCTGCACTGGGCCGCACACAGTCAGGAGGCCAGCGCGACACAGACTGTCCGCTGTATCCtg gaGGCAGCTCCCACCGAGTCGTTGTTGAACTGGCAGGATTATGAGGGACGAACGCCTCTGCACTTCGCTGTTGCCGACGGTAACGAGGCGGTGGTGAAGGTGCTGACGTCTTACCAAGGCTGTAACGTGACGGCGTACGATAACCTCTTCAGAACGCCGCTGCACTGGGCAGCACTGCTGG GCCACGCTCAGATTGTTCACCTGCTCCTGGAGAGAAACACGTCAGGCACTATTCCCTCAGACAGCCAGGGTGCAACACCTCTGCACTACGGCGCTCAGAGCAACAATGCG GAGACAGTTGGGGTGTTCCTGTCCCACCCGTCCGTGAAGGATGAGCCTGATTTGGAAGGGAGGACGGCCTTCATGTGGGCTGCGGGAAAAGGTAGTGATGAGGTCATCCGCACCATGTTGGGCCTCACCCCTCAAATTGACATCAACATGGCCGACAAGTACGGAGGCACCG CGCTTCACGCAGCATCCTTGTCGGGCCACGTGAGCACAGTGAAGCTGCTGCTTGAGAGGGGAGCCATGGTCGACTACCTGGATGTGATGAAGCACACGCCGCTGTTCCGTGCCTGTGAGATGGGGCAAAGAGACGTCATACTCACCCTCATTAAAG GTGGGGCACAGGTGGATTTGGTGGATGTTGACGGCCACACCGCTCTGCACTGGGCAGCACTGGGGGGCAATGCTGAGGTCTGCCAGATTCTAATGGAGAACGGGATAAGTCCCAATGTGCAG GACCAGGCGGGGCGGACTCCTCTACAGTGTGCTGCTTATGGCGGCTACATCACCTGCATGGCTGTTCTGATGGAGAACAATGCTGATCCAAACATACAGGACAAGGAG GGGCGAACCGCTCTCCACTGGTCATGTAACAATGGCTACCTGGATGCtgtcaaactgctgctgggCTACAATGCCTTCCCCAATCACATGGAGCACACAGAAGAGAG GTACACGCCTCTGGACTACGCTCTCCTGGGGGGCCACAGCGAAGTGACTCAGTTCATGCTGGAGCACGGCGCTTTGTCCATAGCGGCCATCCAGGACATCGCCGCCGCCTCCATACAGGCCGTGTATAAGGGCTACACGGTCCGCAAAGCTTTCagggagagaaagcagctcctcaTGAGACATGAGCAGCTGCGCAAGGATGCGGCCAA gAAACGAGAAGAAGAGCAGCGGAGGAGAGAAGCAGTGCACCACATCACTGTAGACAGACAGAGTTTCACTCTAaagagaacagagcagaaaactGACTCCTTAGTTGATGTCATAGAGAACTTAACGATGAAGGATTCCATGGTGGAGACTAAGAAATCATCCAAAGCAGAACACACTacaaacaaagcagagagaCCAAAAG ATAAAAGCAGATCCTCCAGAAGAACCAAAGCAGCGGAAGCACGTGATGATGCCGATACTTCAAGCTGTCAGCGCTGTGTGACCAGCGACCCATCCCCCGGGGCCTCCAAATCCACCAGGTTAAAGGAACGTCTCGCCCTCTCTGGCTGCAGCCAGCCTCACGGCCTCAAGCCCAGACCGCCCTCCATGCCCAGAGTCAGGGACCAGCTTTCCCCACCTTCCCGCACCCTTTCCCCCGGCAGCTACACGGCTTATCAGAATGACAGTATTCCCAGAGAACGGATCCCTGTGAAAAAAAGGGACATTGCTGTCGCTGCAGGCAGGACTAACGCCCCCCTCTCATCACAGAAGCACCAAAACCAAAAGGACCATACTTCAAAAGCTGTACCTGCTAAAGATGACGTAGACAGAAGCGTCTCGTCTTCGGACCACAGAGGTGTCGGAAAGGCCCAGCGCGTCTTCACGAACGTGCACTGTAAAAAGGAATCCGTGATGAGAAACGAGGCAGCGCGCATCATTCAGCGCGCCTGGCGAAG GTTCTGCGCACTCAGGCCGGGAAAAGTCAACTCTTGCGAAGAGGCAGAGTTAAGGGAGCCAAAGCAGCTGCCGAAAAGGAAGAAGATGGAAATCCGACCACAGCTACCCAAACCGTCAGTGCGTAAGAGCTCGGCACTACAAAATATCTATG GTACATCTTTGGCCAAAAAAGGACGTTCACTTCCGCCCCAGGTGCTCCAGGACACGCCGCTGCGCACGCAGAGCCAAT tgagTGGTCTCAACTGTGTGCCCCTGACTGATGCTGTCAATAAAGCCAAGCTGTACTCTTACCACCTGAGACCACACAGTGCTGGACAGGGGACTGCTGGACGGGGAAAACATTGA